In Cryptomeria japonica chromosome 10, Sugi_1.0, whole genome shotgun sequence, a genomic segment contains:
- the LOC131075968 gene encoding putative receptor-like protein kinase At3g47110, translating into MKLFFEEMKFLLQNSKMGTMMFVGMLLLPVIHSLAAGSITDQDALLQFRYSITYDPFDALANWNTSISLCNWTGVTCSLRNVRVIELNLTGMSLRGTISPFMGNLSFLGLLILSNNSLHGHIPQQFSSLIGLQDLSLQNNQLEGSIPHELGLLTSLQVLRLGENNVTGAIPISFGNLSALTSLDLGTNELEGSIPVELGMLTQLNSLNLNFSRFTGALPPSIGNLSPNLSWLEISFNSINGNIPPQITNLSNLNFLALSANMLKGFIPSGFRAFQNLERLYLGSNRLEGTAKTWTLVS; encoded by the exons ATGAAACTGTTCTTCGAAGAAATGAAGTTTTTGTTGCAGAATAGTAAGATGGGTACCATGATGTTTGTGGGTATGTTGTTATTGCCAGTGATTCATTCTCTTGCAGCCGGCAGCATTACAGATCAGGATGCTCTACTCCAATTCAGGTATTCCATTACTTATGATCCTTTTGATGCATTAGCTAATTGGAATACTAGTATCTCCTTGTGCAATTGGACTGGTGTTACATGCAGCTTGAGGAATGTAAGAGTTATTGAACTCAACCTCACTGGTATGAGTTTAAGGGGTACAATATCTCCTTTCATGGGGAATTTGTCTTTTCTTGGGCTACTTATTCTCTCTAATAATAGTCTGCATGGCCACATTCCACAACAATTTAGTAGTCTTATTGGGTTGCAGGATTTGTCCTTGCAGAACAATCAGTTAGAAGGTTCTATTCCCCATGAGTTAGGCTTACTCACAAGTTTACAGGTTCTTAGGTTAGGAGAGAACAATGTAACAGGTGCTATTCCTATCTCTTTTGGCAACCTCTCAGCCTTGACTAGCCTAGATTTGGGTACTAATGAACTAGAAGGTTCAATTCCTGTGGAACTTGGTATGCTCACTCAGCTGAACTCATTGAATCTGAACTTTAGTAGA TTTACCGGTGCTTTGCCTCCCTCCATAGGCAACCTTTCTCCCAATCTCTCTTGGCTTGAGATTTCATTCAACAGCATAAATGGAAACATACCTCCACAGATTACAAATCTCTCCAACCTGAATTTCTTAGCTTTAAGTGCTAATATGCTAAAAGGGTTCATTCCGTCGGGATTTAGagcctttcaaaatttggaacgACTATATTTGGGAAGTAACAGATTAGAAGGAACTGCAAAGACTTGGACTCTTGTCTCTTAG
- the LOC131076927 gene encoding probable LRR receptor-like serine/threonine-protein kinase At3g47570 encodes MPNGSLQTLLYPQHGDCELELERRLDIAIDIGNAMEYLHYNSSVQVVHCNMKPENVLLDDDLTGHVTDFGIARLTSGPESMGSLTSTISIKGSTGYIAPEYGLGGRVTTEGDVYGYGILLLEMLTRKRPTEDIFAGDLNMHKWINSAFPNSLIDVLDRRLLRDIVGMEEGMEEEEDLYKRCYTTLFGIGLACSKDSAEERPNMKVVVRVLESVRDSLTKSSGASVRVWPNISDLVSNHLRGAAKHDRNSSSTSESSSTC; translated from the exons ATGCCAAATGGAAGCTTGCAGACGCTTTTGTATCCTCAACATGGTGATTGTGAATTGGAATTAGAAAGACGACTAGACATTGCCATCGACATAGGAAACGCCATGGAATATCTGCATTACAATTCTTCTGTCCAAGTTGTCCACTGTAATATGAAACCTGAGAATGTCCTTTTGGACGATGACTTGACAGGCCATGTCACAGATTTTGGAATTGCCAGGTTAACTTCTGGTCCAGAATCTATGGGATCTCTTActtcaacaatttccatcaaaggTTCAACGGGTTACATTGCCCCAG AGTATGGGCTAGGAGGAAGAGTTACTACAGAGGGAGATGTCTATGGTTATGGCATTTTGTTGTTAGAAATGCTGACAAGAAAGAGACCGACAGAAGATATATTTGCAGGTGATCTTAACATGCACAAGTGGATAAACTCAGCCTTCCCTAATAGCCTGATAGATGTTCTTGACAGAAGGTTGCTGCGGGATATTGTTGGAATGGAAGAGGGcatggaagaagaggaagacttGTACAAGCGGTGTTACACCACCTTATTTGGTATCGGTCTGGCTTGCTCAAAAGATTCGGCAGAAGAGAGACCAAACATGAAAGTTGTAGTGAGGGTGTTGGAGAGTGTAAGGGATAGTTTGACAAAAAGCAGTGGAGCTTCTGTCAGAGTATGGCCAAATATATCTGATTTAGTAAGCAATCATCTCCGAGGCGCAGCCAAACATGACAGAAATTCTTCTTCTACCAGTGAAAGTTCTTCTACGTGTTAA
- the LOC131076917 gene encoding receptor kinase-like protein Xa21, with amino-acid sequence MVQSIDISGNKLNGGIPEALGSCTGLISLNLANNALQGTITEALSYLVYLMDLDLSSNALSGQIPKSLKKLKFLRYLNLSFNRLTGEVPEGGVSANATAVVSLIGNAGLCGPRIFLLPECPNKKSHSHKETVIVAVSSASAFVVFCLVLGLLWRYISPPDDLPRDIMQKLEHIKISYEELFSATGGFSESKLVGVGSFGSVYREDVKDGRVYAVKVLNLNDEEAHKSFDAECKVLRKVRHRNLTRIITSCYIPGFKALIFEFMPNGSLEKHLYPEQDDCKLGLKRRLDIAIDIANVMEYLHYNSSVQVVHWHVTDFGIARLTSGTQSVGSLTSTLSIKGSVGYIAPEYGLGGRVTTGGDVYSYGILLLEMLTRKRPTDDLFVGGLNLHQWVNSAFPNSLVDILDRSLVRDILGMEEGMEEI; translated from the exons ATGGTTCAATCTATAGATATTTCAGGCAATAAATTGAATGGTGGCATTCCAGAGGCACTGGGAAGTTGCACAGGGTTGATATCTTTGAATTTAGCAAACAATGCCTTACAAGGTACAATCACAGAGGCACTGAGCTATTTGGTGTATCTCATGGACCTGGATCTTTCCTCCAATGCTTTATCTGGTCAGATTCCAAAATCCCTGAAGAAACTTAAATTTCTTCGCTATCTGAATTTATCTTTCAACAGACTCACTGGAGAAGTTCCAGAAGGAGGGGTTTCTGCTAATGCCACTGCTGTTGTTTCACTCATTGGGAATGCTGGCCTTTGTGGACCGCGGATATTCTTGTTACCTGAATGCCCAAATAAGAAAAGTCATTCACACAAAGAAACAGTGATAGTGGCAGTTTCTAGTGCCAGTGCTTTTGTGGTATTCTGTTTAGTTTTAGGTCTCTTGTGGAGATACATCTCACCACCAGATGATCTCCCAAGGGATATCATGCAGAAGTTGGAGCACATCAAAATTTCTTACGAAGAACTTTTTAGTGCAACTGGTGGATTTAGTGAGAGCAAGTTGGTTGGAGTGGGCAGCTTTGGATCAGTCTACAGGGAAGATGTGAAAGATGGTAGAGTATATGCAGTGAAGGTTCTTAATTTGAACGATGAAGAAGCTCATAAGAGTTTTGATGCTGAATGCAAGGTGTTAAGAAAGGTTCGACACCGCAATCTCACCAGGATCATAACTTCCTGTTACATCCCTGGCTTCAAAGCTTTAATTTTTGAATTTATGCCAAATGGAAGCTTAGAGAAGCATTTGTATCCCGAACAAGATGACTGCAAATTGGGGTTGAAAAGACGACTGGACATTGCCATTGACATAGCAAATGTCATGGAATATCTGCATTACAATTCTTCTGTCCAAGTAGTCCACT GGCATGTAACAGATTTTGGAATTGCCAGGTTAACTTCAGGTACACAATCTGTGGGTTCTCTAACTTCAACACTTTCCATCAAAGGGTCAGTGGGTTACATTGCCCCAG AGTATGGGCTAGGAGGCAGAGTAACTACAGGAGGAGATGTCTACAGTTACGGCATTTTGTTGTTGGAAATGCTCACAAGGAAGAGACCAACAGATGACCTGTTTGTAGGAGGTCTTAACCTACACCAGTGGGTAAACTCGGCCTTTCCTAACAGCCTGGTAGATATACTTGACAGAAGCTTAGTGCGGGATATTCTTGGCATGGAAGAGGGCATGGAAGAAATATAA